The following are encoded together in the bacterium genome:
- a CDS encoding ABC transporter ATP-binding protein: MIRIVGLEKSFKKLEVLKGVHFEIRPGTVTAIIGPNGSGKSTIIKTILGLVKPDKGELFVKEEKLNGGSSYKKNIGYMPQSARFPENLKLDELIGMIKDLRHNPADCDEELFTLFELEKEYQKPVRTLSGGTRQKVNAYIAFMFNPDILILDEPTAGLDPISSSFLKDKIMKEKENGKTIILTSHIMSELEELSEKIVFLLDGKICFEGSAEELRINTGEDKLERSIAQIMKGHVSWTVPQKY; this comes from the coding sequence GTGATAAGAATCGTTGGTTTAGAAAAGAGCTTTAAGAAATTGGAAGTCCTCAAGGGCGTACATTTCGAAATACGTCCCGGCACGGTCACTGCGATCATCGGCCCTAATGGTTCTGGGAAATCAACGATTATCAAAACGATCCTTGGATTAGTCAAGCCGGACAAAGGTGAACTATTCGTGAAAGAAGAAAAATTGAATGGCGGTTCGTCTTACAAAAAAAATATTGGGTACATGCCTCAATCGGCGAGGTTTCCCGAGAATTTGAAATTAGACGAACTGATCGGTATGATAAAAGATTTGCGCCATAATCCGGCAGATTGTGACGAGGAACTGTTTACCCTTTTCGAACTTGAAAAAGAATATCAAAAGCCTGTTAGAACATTGTCCGGGGGCACGAGGCAGAAAGTGAATGCTTACATCGCATTCATGTTTAATCCGGACATTCTTATCCTGGATGAACCTACCGCGGGTCTGGATCCCATCTCAAGTAGTTTTTTGAAGGATAAGATAATGAAAGAGAAGGAAAACGGTAAAACAATCATTCTGACTTCGCATATTATGAGTGAGTTGGAGGAGCTTTCAGAAAAAATCGTATTTCTTCTTGATGGAAAGATCTGTTTTGAGGGCAGCGCAGAGGAACTCCGGATAAATACGGGTGAAGATAAATTGGAAAGATCGATCGCACAAATCATGAAAGGGCACGTATCGTGGACGGTACCGCAAAAATATTAA
- a CDS encoding ABC transporter permease subunit translates to MILYAVFFLLLTEGLFRFGGTQAKVILSLMNIVLIIIPLVSIVFGTMYLYHSREFIELLLSQPIERGKIFWGVYSGLAIPLSAGFALGVIIPSLMYGIHTSQEAGMMGMLILSGVFLTFIFVALSFSISIRYEDRLKGLGLSILLWFFFAIMYDGIVLILIYTFGDYPLEKAMIGVSLLNPIDIARTLMLLQFDISALMGYTGAVFHKFFAGWTGMIISVSFLMMWIGIPLFSGQRIFNRKDF, encoded by the coding sequence ATGATATTATATGCCGTATTTTTTTTACTACTGACAGAAGGTCTGTTCCGGTTCGGTGGTACACAGGCTAAAGTGATTCTGAGCCTGATGAATATCGTGCTGATCATTATCCCGTTGGTTAGTATTGTTTTCGGAACGATGTACCTGTACCATTCCAGAGAATTTATAGAGCTTTTGCTCTCGCAGCCGATTGAGCGGGGTAAAATATTTTGGGGCGTATACAGCGGGTTAGCCATTCCGTTGTCGGCCGGATTCGCTCTTGGAGTAATTATTCCAAGCTTGATGTATGGCATTCATACATCGCAGGAAGCTGGGATGATGGGAATGCTGATATTGTCTGGAGTTTTTCTTACTTTTATATTTGTCGCATTATCTTTTTCCATTTCCATTCGTTACGAGGACCGCTTAAAAGGATTGGGACTTTCCATTCTGCTGTGGTTCTTTTTTGCAATAATGTACGACGGGATCGTTTTGATTCTGATCTATACCTTCGGTGATTACCCGTTAGAAAAAGCAATGATCGGCGTCAGTCTTCTGAATCCGATTGACATCGCAAGAACATTGATGTTGTTACAGTTTGATATTTCTGCTTTAATGGGATATACGGGCGCGGTCTTTCACAAATTTTTTGCAGGGTGGACCGGCATGATCATCTCGGTATCTTTTTTAATGATGTGGATTGGCATCCCGCTTTTTTCGGGGCAGCGGATATTTAATAGAAAAGATTTTTAA
- a CDS encoding FixH family protein, with translation MFTKFGLPFFFVSILVCLMFLTGCSDDKQATKLQLLKIADVTVDSAETIVSLYAEDSLQVGYNRVYFSMKTTDDGHEVDDAHIMLLPMMDMTDMGMMHSSPYEMPSEELIDGYFQGALVFTMPSYDEGHWTLTVTFHNYHNNKEGSAVFDLMIKNSTDVKALTVGADKYIVTLIDMKEPQVGLNDFEIGLYKKQTMMSFPPVTSASVSIEPTMPSMGHGSSNNVNPVHTVMGRYLGKVNFTMTGDWQVDVNAAINDTTMLSTHYGLTVE, from the coding sequence ATGTTTACGAAGTTCGGATTACCGTTCTTTTTTGTTTCCATTTTGGTTTGTCTCATGTTCTTAACCGGTTGTTCTGATGATAAACAAGCCACTAAATTGCAATTGCTTAAAATTGCGGATGTGACCGTTGATTCTGCAGAAACGATCGTCAGCTTGTATGCCGAAGATTCGCTTCAGGTTGGCTACAACAGAGTCTACTTCAGCATGAAGACCACTGATGATGGGCACGAAGTTGATGATGCCCATATTATGCTTCTGCCGATGATGGATATGACGGACATGGGCATGATGCACTCAAGTCCTTATGAAATGCCATCGGAGGAACTCATAGACGGATATTTCCAGGGTGCCTTGGTATTTACCATGCCGAGCTACGATGAGGGTCATTGGACATTGACGGTCACCTTTCACAATTATCATAATAACAAAGAGGGTTCCGCAGTGTTTGATCTCATGATAAAGAACTCTACTGATGTAAAGGCTTTGACCGTAGGCGCTGATAAGTATATAGTGACACTCATTGACATGAAAGAACCACAGGTTGGTTTAAACGACTTTGAAATAGGTCTCTATAAAAAACAAACAATGATGAGTTTTCCTCCTGTCACAAGTGCGTCGGTTAGCATTGAGCCCACCATGCCGTCGATGGGCCATGGTTCTTCAAACAATGTAAATCCGGTACATACGGTTATGGGAAGATACCTTGGCAAAGTTAATTTCACAATGACCGGAGATTGGCAGGTGGATGTAAATGCTGCTATTAACGATACGACCATGCTTTCTACACATTATGGCCTTACGGTTGAATAG